ACCACGACGAGCTAATGGAGAAGTACTTGGAGACCGGAGAGCTAAGTGAAGCAGAGATTAAGTCTGCCGTGCGGGAATCGGTACTAACCGGTAAGTTCTATGCCGTATCTGGCGGTGACGGTCGCGGTGTCATCATGGAGAAAGTCCTCGATGCCGTAGTTGACTACCTACCTAGCCCGTTAGATGTTCCACCTGCCAAGGGTGAATCACCGAAAACCGGTGAAGAGATTACGCGGAAGACTTCTGATGATGAGCCGTTTACGGCCCTAGCTTTTAAGGTCGCCACCGATCCGTTCGTCGGAAAACTAACTTTCTTCCGGGTTTATTCCGGTACCATGGAGGCCGGCTCCTATGTCCTAAATGCTAATACCGGCAGTAAAGAGCGTTTAGGCCGTATCGTTCGTCTGCATGCTAACACTCGCGAAGATGTAGACAAGGTTTTTGCCGGTGATATCGCAGCCGCCGTCGGCTTGAAAGGTACAACTACCGGGGACACCCTGTCCGATGTTGATAACCCGGTAATGTTAGAGAACATTACTTTCCCAGACCCGCCGGTAGCCGTAGCGATCGAACCAAAGACTAAGGCTGATCAGGAGAAGATGTCGACCGCCTTGCAGCGCCTAGCGGAAGAGGATCCGACCTTTAGGGTCCACACCGATGAAGAGACCGGCCAGACGATTATTGAAGGTATGGGTGAATTACACCTTGAGATCATCATCGATCGAATGAAGCGTGAATTTAAAGTCGAAGCTGACGTCGGTAAGCCTCAGGTAGCTTACCGGGAGGCTATCACTAAGCCGATAGCTAACGTCGAGACTAAATTTATTCGTCAGACGGGTGGTAGGGGTCAGTACGGGCACGTCATCATCGATGTCGAACCACGTGAACGTGGGGAGGGCTTCGACTTCGAGAACGCTATCGTCGGTGGTTCAATTCCCCGCGAGTACATCAAACCAGTGGAAGAAGGCATCAAAGAGGCCTTAGCCAGTGGTATCATTGCGGGCTACCCAGTAGTAGACGTGGGCGTTAAGCTACATGATGGTTCATACCATGATGTCGACTCTTCGGAAGTAGCCTTTAAGATCGCCGGCTCTATG
Above is a genomic segment from Candidatus Saccharimonadales bacterium containing:
- the fusA gene encoding elongation factor G, translated to MTKREHALESTRNIGTIAHIDAGKTTVTEGILYRTGLTHKIGAVHEGEATMDWMEQEQERGITITSAATTCFWKDHRINIIDTPGHIDFTVEVERSLRVLDGALVIFDGKMGVEPQSETVWRQADKYKVPRICFINKINQTGGDFYSSLETIHERLGKHAYPIHLPIGFEQSVSGIVDLIEMKAYTYDDFTDKELKVSEVPEDMLEKVERYRQHLIEGALEHHDELMEKYLETGELSEAEIKSAVRESVLTGKFYAVSGGDGRGVIMEKVLDAVVDYLPSPLDVPPAKGESPKTGEEITRKTSDDEPFTALAFKVATDPFVGKLTFFRVYSGTMEAGSYVLNANTGSKERLGRIVRLHANTREDVDKVFAGDIAAAVGLKGTTTGDTLSDVDNPVMLENITFPDPPVAVAIEPKTKADQEKMSTALQRLAEEDPTFRVHTDEETGQTIIEGMGELHLEIIIDRMKREFKVEADVGKPQVAYREAITKPIANVETKFIRQTGGRGQYGHVIIDVEPRERGEGFDFENAIVGGSIPREYIKPVEEGIKEALASGIIAGYPVVDVGVKLHDGSYHDVDSSEVAFKIAGSMAIQDAVKRAGPVLLEPVMKIEIITPEEFMGDVMGDVNSRRGRVEKMEDRAKAKIIEAYVPLAEMFGYTTDLRSMTQGRAASSMELSHYEPVPSQVAEAVIGERGSK